One Fusarium poae strain DAOMC 252244 chromosome 4, whole genome shotgun sequence DNA window includes the following coding sequences:
- a CDS encoding hypothetical protein (BUSCO:47652at5125) codes for MHTTTASFMPNQYTQQEPRRNIYSPPSPPMEEQKCSLPSISNLLGLADAGSPTSESSPTSRQHSPRFEVAPSHSRGGSEWARSSHRGLPPTPPMSTDTSFESYSSPTRKHSSQPYPGAAPRAYYYETTPPLEADAQRQATAPAIPRATPPAPASYTQQPHPSTYTNPPPVGAYFTQARPPPPPSGAQVPELNPYYQRPLPQAYPPPVTMPAPAPSGSNPWQHHHYLNPTGAAAFPQSQDRYICPTCNKAFSRPSSLRIHSHSHTGEKPFKCPHAGCGKAFSVRSNMKRHERGCHSFEFNGSVIRG; via the exons ATGCATACCACAACTGCATCTTTTATGCCTAACCAGTACACGCAACAAGAACCCCGCCGCAATATTTACTCGCCCCCTTCGCCCCCAATGGAGGAACAAAAGTGCTCTCTGCCTTCGATCTCCAACCTTTTGGGTTTGGCCGACGCTGGTTCTCCCACAAGCGAATCCTCGCCTACTTCCCGGCAGCATTCTCCTCGATTTGAAG TTGCTCCTTCACACAGCCGAGGTGGATCAGAATGGGCCAGGTCATCGCATCGAGGCCTTCCCCCAACACCGCCTATGAGCACAGACACTTCATTCGAGAGTTACAGCTCTCCTACAAGGAAGCACTCCAGTCAGCCCTACCCAGGTGCCGCCCCAAGAGCATACTATTACGAGACCACTCCTCCGCTAGAAGCCGACGCACAACGTCAGGCAACGGCACCTGCTATTCCTCGAGCAACTCCTCCCGCTCCAGCTTCTTATACTCAGCAACCTCATCCTTCAACGTACACCAACCCCCCACCAGTGGGCGCCTACTTTACTCAGGCGCGaccacctccacctccttccGGCGCTCAAGTTCCAGAGCTTAACCCATACTACCAACGGCCTCTCCCCCAAGCATACCCTCCCCCAGTAACCATGCCAGCACCTGCTCCGTCAGGCTCAAACCCTTGGCAACATCACCATTACCTCAACCCAACTGGCGCTGCAGCTTTCCCACAAAGCCAGGATCGATACATCTGCCCGACTTGCAACAAGGCCTTTAGCCGACCCAGCAGTCTCAGGATCCACAGCCACTCTCACACTGGAGAGAAGCCTTTCAAGTGCCCACATGCCGGCTGCGGTAAGGCTTTTAGCGTACGCAGCAACATGAAGCGTCACGAGAGGGGTTGCCACAGCTTCGAGTTTAACGGATCGGTGATCAGAGGATGA